The proteins below come from a single Aegilops tauschii subsp. strangulata cultivar AL8/78 chromosome 6, Aet v6.0, whole genome shotgun sequence genomic window:
- the LOC109772494 gene encoding desmethyl-deoxy-podophyllotoxin synthase-like yields MVRGSYIEPCSVYLYAVHAHMEHFTLPYNYHFGLCLFLALLLHAVLRAKKPRPRLPPGPWQLPVTGSLHHLLRGLPHRTMRDLSLRHGPLMLLRVCERVAIVVSSAKAAREIYRGNEAAFSERLSSPGIDELCRHGQGIVFAPYGDHWRLLRRILMTELLSARRVEAFRRICEEEAARLVSSLRATSDGRLVNIDERLDEFMTDSAVRAIFGDRLPDRAAFLKIVKQGVGLSSLFDLRDLFPSSRLARLLPRSGRAERQRQDTFRLMDNILKTQEERRMGRDGDDEQDMVDVLLRIQKEGNMRVSLSDGVIRALLIDVFGAALDTTTTILQWAMAELMSNPRVMQRVQSEADYVLARHATRPCDYTLLRRSSLKCVQDCKIQGYDIPRGATMLTKTWAISRDPKYWYETKRFMPERFEGNGVADFRGLDFEFTPFGVGRRICPGIDFAYANVEIAMASLIYHFDWELPPRVDPREIDMTEVFGATVRRKAELFLHPVPRIPL; encoded by the exons ATGGTGCGAGGATCATATATAGAGCCTTGTTCCGTCTACTTGTATGCAGTACATGCGCACATGGAGCACTTCACGCTGCCATACAACTACCACTTCGGCTTATGCTTGTTCTTGGCTCTCCTCCTCCATGCCGTCCTACGCGCCAAGAAGCCTCGCCCGAGGCTGCCTCCCGGCCCGTGGCAGCTTCCGGTCACCGGCAGCCTGCACCACCTGCTGCGCGGGCTCCCACACCGCACCATGCGCGACCTCTCCCTCCGCCACGGCCCGCTCATGCTGCTCCGGGTGTGCGAGCGCGTGGCCATCGTTGTCTCCTCCGCCAAGGCCGCGAGGGAGATCTACAGGGGCAACGAGGCCGCCTTCTCGGAGCGGCTAAGCAGCCCGGGCATCGACGAGCTCTGCAGGCATGGCCAGGGGATCGTCTTCGCGCCCTACGGCGACCACTGGCGCCTGCTCCGACGGATCCTCATGACAGAGCTGCTCAGCGCGCGGCGCGTCGAGGCGTTCCGACGGATctgcgaggaggaggcggcccgcCTCGTCTCGTCGCTTCGGGCGACGTCCGACGGCCGGCTCGTGAACATCGACGAGCGGCTCGACGAGTTCATGACAGACTCGGCCGTGCGCGCCATCTTCGGGGACAGGCTGCCCGATAGAGCCGCATTCCTGAAGATCGTCAAGCAAGGAGTGGGCCTGTCGTCGCTGTTCGACCTCCGGGACCTCTTCCCTTCGTCGCGGTTAGCTCGGCTTCTGCCGCGCAGCGGCAGGGCGGAGCGGCAGCGTCAAGACACGTTCAGGCTCATGGACAACATCCTTAAGACCCAGGAGGAGAGGAGGATGGGTAGAGATGGAGATGACGAACAGGACATGGTCGATGTGTTGCTGAGGATCCAGAAAGAAGGCAACATGCGAGTTTCCCTATCCGACGGAGTCATAAGGGCACTGCTCATA GATGTCTTCGGTGCCGCACTTGACACCACAACTACTATTCTACAATGGGCGATGGCTGAACTAATGTCAAACCCAAGGGTCATGCAGCGGGTGCAATCCGAGGCAGATTATGTTCTCGCAAGACATGCCACG AGACCTTGCGACTACACCCTCCTGCGTCGCTCTTCCCTAAAGTGTGTGCAAGACTGCAAGATTCAAGGATACGACATACCACGGGGGGCTACTATGCTAACCAAAACATGGGCAATCTCTAGGGACCCGAAGTATTGGTATGAGACAAAAAGGTTCATGCCAGAGAGGTTTGAAGGCAATGGTGTTGCCGACTTTAGAGGTTTGGACTTCGAGTTCACTCCTTTCGGTGTTGGGCGGAGGATTTGCCCTGGGATTGATTTTGCATATGCAAACGTTGAGATTGCAATGGCTAGCCTTATTTACCATTTTGACTGGGAGCTGCCTCCCAGAGTGGACCCAAGGGAAATAGACATGACAGAGGTGTTTGGAGCAACCGTTCGAAGGAAGGCCGAGCTATTTCTGCATCCCGTTCCTCGTATCCCCCTGTAG